Genomic window (Candidatus Poribacteria bacterium):
GTTGCTATCTATTTTATGGTTTGTGGAAATTGTTAGAAAAGGTCCCGTGCTGTCGGGTTTAAGCAGGTGCAAGCAAAACGAATACCCCTCGATTTGGATCTCTCGCAAAATCTTTAAGATCTGAGTGGTGATTTCTCAATAGATCTTCAACGGTACGTGTCGGACAATTCCCAAGCCTGAGCCAAATCACTTTTGGAGGATGCCCATGAACAACACTTCTCTTACTGAAGTCTATGTCCTTTGATACAATAAAATAGTCGTTGTCGCGCGCATAATCCCATAATTCGGTATCTGTTGCCCTATTTAATCCAATGGTTTTGACGTGTATAGAATTAGGAAATAGATCCGCCAGTAGCGTTACCAGTTGGTCCGATAGATTCTGGTCGAATAGAAGTTTCATTCGTGTAAACAACCATCTGTGATTTTTCCTTATCCGCGGCATAGGCGAAGCAAGCGCGAATGTCTGTTTCAGTTAGTTCGGAGAAATCATCAAGAATTTCCGCTACCGTCATGCCGGACGCGAGATATTCAAAAATATCGTAAACGGTGATCCGCATTCCC
Coding sequences:
- a CDS encoding DUF5615 family PIN-like protein, with product MKLLFDQNLSDQLVTLLADLFPNSIHVKTIGLNRATDTELWDYARDNDYFIVSKDIDFSKRSVVHGHPPKVIWLRLGNCPTRTVEDLLRNHHSDLKDFARDPNRGVFVLLAPA